In the genome of Luteitalea pratensis, the window GGATGCCCTGCTGCCGGCGTTGGGCCGTCTCGGCCTGGGGCCGGTGGGCATGTTCGACGTGACCACCGGTGAGCCACCGACGGCAGTGGTGCTGATTCCGCACGCGTCGGCGGAGTCGGCCGTCGGCGTGGGCCGGCGCCTTGCCGCGGACGCCGCGTACGTGAAGGCTGCCGAGCCGTTCTTCAACGCCCCCGCGGATCGCCCGGCCTTCGATCGCATCGAGAGTTCGCTGCTGCTCGCGTTCGAGGCGATGCCGCAACTGCAGGTGCCAGACACGAGCAAACCGCGGGTCTTCGAGCTGCGGCGCTACGAGGGGCCGAGCGAGGCCGCAAGCCTGAAGAAGATCGAGATGTTCGACAGTGGCGGCGAACTCGCGATCTTCCGCAAGGTCGGCTTCCGGCCGGTGTTCTTCGGCCAGTCGATCTACGGCGTGCGCCTGCCGCAGTTC includes:
- a CDS encoding NIPSNAP family protein yields the protein MTRRDFIHASTSASAVTLAGGAGAAGQPGTATRQFYELRRYRIRVGYMRDTTRAYLKDALLPALGRLGLGPVGMFDVTTGEPPTAVVLIPHASAESAVGVGRRLAADAAYVKAAEPFFNAPADRPAFDRIESSLLLAFEAMPQLQVPDTSKPRVFELRRYEGPSEAASLKKIEMFDSGGELAIFRKVGFRPVFFGQSIYGVRLPQFEYMLAYASMTERETQWNGFRNDPDWKVLSQKEEYKDAAIMSGATSTYLAPQPWSQV